Proteins encoded by one window of Anguilla rostrata isolate EN2019 chromosome 9, ASM1855537v3, whole genome shotgun sequence:
- the LOC135262524 gene encoding vascular endothelial growth factor C-like — translation MWMFFTAAVWIAGALALARGYGFGQDYYEAAGDAEDTELGSVGESRLDGVTSVDELLEMLYPEYSLVQHCLRKRAPTTPYPPGPKEGLWGSPLQAAHYKVDGTLEAIMEEMQRVACRPREVCLEVSKEYLRFCTNTSQSLVNKTLVQLSPPQSERTVIMATFVNHTACECQPKRPLRPIIRRAAAFHHSLCSPPDTPCDVGLVWDPTGCQCVSEDESALSAAELDPLDAALLALCGPSKVLDEERCECVCQNGLTEASCGPGWRLDEAACECVCEGQPAPGACPPNQRWDPELCGCVCSASCPRSQPLNPETCLCQCRESSQTCLLQGKKFNPQTCSCYRLPCRNPHRKCPTGFYYSHYVCHCVPNYMRSGEWN, via the exons ATGTGGATGTTTTTCACGGCCGCCGTGTGGATCGCGGGCGCGCTGGCTCTCGCTCGCGGCTACGGCTTCGGACAGGACTACTACGAGGCCGCCGGGGACGCGGAGGATACAGAG CTTGGCAGTGTGGGAGAGAGCCGCCTGGACGGGGTGACCAGCGTGGACGAGCTCCTGGAGATGCTTTACCCCGAATACAGCCTGGTCCAGCACTGCCTGCGCAAGAGGGCGCCCACCACCCCCTACCCGCCCGGCCCAAAGGAGGGCCTGTGGGGCAGCCCCCTCCAGGCCGCCCACTACAAGGTCGACGGGACCTTAGAAG CCATCATGGAGGAGATGCAGCGTGTGGCCTGTCGCCCACGGGAGGTGTGTCTGGAGGTGTCCAAGGAGTACCTCAGA ttctgcacCAACACCAGTCAGAGCCTGGTCAACAAGACC CTGGTTCAGCTGTCCCCACCGCAGTCGGAGCGCACTGTGATCATGGCAACCTTTGTCAACCACACGGCCTGCGAGTGTCAGCCCAAGAGACCGCTCCGCCCCATCATACGGAGAGCGGCCGCCTTCCACCACTCCCT GTGTTCTCCCCCAGACACCCCCTGTGACGTGGGGCTGGTCTGGGATCCCACAGGTTGTCAGTGTGTATCCGAAGACGAGAGCGCTCTGTCCGCAGCTGAGCTGG ACCCCCTGGacgccgccctgctggccctCTGTGGCCCCAGCAAGGTCCTGGACGAGGAGCGGTGCGAGTGCGTGTGCCAGAACGGGCTGACGGAGGCCAGCTGTGGGCCGGGGTGGCGGCTGGACGAGGCGGCCTGCGAGTGCGTGTGCGAGGGCCAGCCGGCCCCCGGGGCCTGCCCGCCCAACCAGCGCTGGGACCCTGAGCTGTGCGGCTGCGTCTGCAGCGCCAGCTGCCCCCGCAGCCAGCCCCTCAACCCCGAGACCTGCCTGTGCCAGTGCCGGGAGAGCTCCCAGACGTGCCTGCTGCAGGGCAAGAAGTTCAACCCCCAGACCTGCAG CTGCTATCGGCTGCCCTGCAGGAATCCGCACAGGAAGTGCCCCACAGGCTTCTATTACAGCCACTATGTCTGTCACTGTGTCCCCAACTACATGAGGTCGGGGGAGTGGAACTAA